The genomic window CATACTAAGTCATGGGAAGGCATGCTTCTTCCTACGACCTTGGGGGGCCACGCGGGCGCCATTTTTTTGCCCCTAATTGGATGACCCTGGGGTTACGGCATAAGCCGGCTATCGCTGGAAAGGATAGGGGGTGATACCCAGGCTTTACCAGACTGTTGCAGGAGGCTGCCAATATTGGATCGGATCGTGGTCACGGGTGGAACCCGGCTCGAAGGTCGGGTGACCGCTGCCGGAGCCAAGAATTCCGTCCTACCGATGATCGCGGCCGCCCTCCTCACAGACGAACAGGTTAACCTGTTCGACATCCCGCCCCTTGACGATGTCTTCACCATCTGCGAAGTCCTCCAACGATTGGGAGTCGACGTCCGGATCCATCAACCCGGACTGGTCACCATCAGTGCCAAGGATCTCGAGGCCCATGAGGCTCCGTACGACTTGGTCCGCAAGATGAGGGCCTCCGTCCTGGTCATGGGGCCGCTCCTGGCCAGGCTTGGCCGAGTCAAACTGTCCCTTCCCGGGGGCTGCGCCATCGGGACGCGGCCCATCGACCTGCATCTCAAGGGCCTGAGGGCCCTGGGGGCGGTGATCGAGACCGAGCACGGGACGATCGAGGCCCGGGTCCGGCGGCTCCGGGGGAATCGTATCTATCTTGACTACCCGAGCGTTGGCGCGACCGAGAACCTGATCATGGCGGCCACCTTGGCCGAAGGGGTCACGATCATCGAGAATGCGGCCGAGGAGCCGGAAATCGGTGATTTGATCACCCTACTAGACGCGATGGGGGCGAGGATTCAAGGTTCAGGGAGCAAAGTCATTCGGATCGAAGGAGTGGACCGTCTCCACACGGCCAGCCATCGAGCTATCCCAGACCGCATCGAGGCAGGGACATACATGGTCGCGGCGGCCATGACCGGCGGTGACGTCTACGTCGGCAACGCCGTGACCGAGCACCTCGAACCGGTCATCGCCAAACTGGCCGAATGCGGGGCGCTGGTGATCGAGGACAATGGTGGGATCAGGGTCGTCGGACCCGACCGGCCACGGCCGGTGGATGTCAAGACCATGCCCTATCCGGGCTTCCCCACCGATATGCAGCCGCAGATGATGGCCCTCTTGACCATCGCCGGCGGCACCAGCGTGATCACGGAGACCGTCTTCGAAAACCGCTACATGCATGT from Bacillota bacterium includes these protein-coding regions:
- the murA gene encoding UDP-N-acetylglucosamine 1-carboxyvinyltransferase, whose product is MDRIVVTGGTRLEGRVTAAGAKNSVLPMIAAALLTDEQVNLFDIPPLDDVFTICEVLQRLGVDVRIHQPGLVTISAKDLEAHEAPYDLVRKMRASVLVMGPLLARLGRVKLSLPGGCAIGTRPIDLHLKGLRALGAVIETEHGTIEARVRRLRGNRIYLDYPSVGATENLIMAATLAEGVTIIENAAEEPEIGDLITLLDAMGARIQGSGSKVIRIEGVDRLHTASHRAIPDRIEAGTYMVAAAMTGGDVYVGNAVTEHLEPVIAKLAECGALVIEDNGGIRVVGPDRPRPVDVKTMPYPGFPTDMQPQMMALLTIAGGTSVITETVFENRYMHVAEFKRMGADIVIDGRTAIVKGVPGLSGAPVRVPDLRAGAALIVAGLAAEGETEVWGINHVDRGYVNIEGKLRSLGAVVARLDEAFLALRSS